The genome window CTCACCTGGAAGGAAGAAGTGTATTTCGAGACGGGAATAGAGTTTCATGGAGAGGAGTTTTCAAGAGTTGCAAGCGGTTCCCTAGCCTACTGGCCTCCCGGAAAGTCACTCTGCCTTTTCGCCTGGGCTAACCAGCCATATGGACCTGTAAATATTGTTGGATGGTTTTTGGGACCTAAACACTATGTTTTCGAGATAGATGAAGATGAAGAAGTTGAGGTGGAGGTCTTTAAACCTGACCTTTATTCCCGGGAAGCTGTTAGTCTAACGGAGCACCTTGTCAGTAATGGTTTCTACGCGGCTCCGAGAAAATGGGCGGGAACAGAGAGCATCGCTGGAGCATACGCTAAACACAACTTTCGTGTCGGCTTTGAAGTCTTTATCGAAGACTTCGGTTACATCGTGGAGTCGGATCCCATATATGAGAGAGATTTCACGGCAATCGATGAGGCCGTCCAGTTAAGGATGAAGAGAGTTGTAAAGAGTAGGGTTGACACCAACGAAGATGGTTACGTGATCTTGTCTGAGTTCGTCTCTAAAGGACAAAGCCTGGTTGAGGCAGTTTCACAGATTACAAAGGACTATCTGAAGGTAGTAGATATATTGTCCCTAGTGGGGTGAGTGTCATTAAGATTGTACTCTGGGCACTAGACTTCACACCCAACAACCATGTACAAGAAACTCTTTCGAAGCAAGTAGGGGACGAAGTTGTGTTTGTTGGGGTTGGGGCTTTAACTACAGCAGAAGAAATAATTTCAGCGATGACCGATCTAAAAGCTGAGGAAGTAGTCACAGCAATCGAGGATCCATGTGAAATGCACAAACTTCTAGATAGAGGCGTCCAGCCCCTTGTGGCCATAATAGAGGAGGTGTGTAGAGCAGAGATTAGGGAAGAATGTAAAGGCTACAATCCAAATACAGATGTATTAGTTGAGAGGGAAGAGGGCGTGGTTGCTCTCAGAATACGCGAATTCGCAAGGGTTATCGATATAATGTTTCAGCTTGTAGATCCGCAGGAAAAACACGTTCACGAGCACGAGGAAGATTAAGCTTCGTGGGATTTTACAAAAATGGAGAAAATAATTTAGTGGTTAAGAAAACTATTAATCTTGAGTCTTAAACATGAGTTTTAGAGCTGACACAAAAGAGCAGAAGACACGGGAAGATGAACTTATTGAAGCTGTTCTCAGAGTTCTGAGGCTTGACAGAAGATTCACAAAAATAGAAGAGAAAAACGTTAAAAAGATACTTAGAAAGCTCGATAAAAGCGATTTAACTTATATGGCAAATGTATTCGACTCTTTATATGAAGTCTTGCGAGAAAAATGCGTAGATTTTGAGGGCTAAGACATTAAACAACTTTGATTTCTTTGCGTCCCTCCCAAAGTCCGTGAAGGTTACAGTACTCTATTGCATGAATAACTCCACTTTTCTTTAGCACCAATTTCAATTGAACTTCAGGCTCTGCAAGCTCTGGCTCGAAGTGGACACGCGCTAACAGGACAGGGTTAAATGCCCTCCCATCTTCCTGGAAGTATACTTCAATCCATCGGATAGAGTGTTGAATAGTGTTTGGATGGGGACCAACACTTATCTTTACGTGAAAAGGCTCTCCGGACTTCACCTGGTCGGGAGCCTCGATTTTCGGCGTATGAGTCTCAACCTTTGAGATAGCCTCACCACTAGCGCTTTCAGGAGTATATACTAGGTCTCCGAATTTTTTAGGCATAGTCTTTCAAATAATAAGTTCTCTTCCTTTCATAAAAATTTTACTTGTCGAAAGCAAAGTTTACTAATAGTGAATGGTTAATCGAAAAAAGGGGATGAATGTGTCTAAGCTTAAAAAAGGAGTCTTACTTGCTGCGGGACTGGGAACCAGGCTTGTACCTTATAGTAAGGAGATGCCGAAAGAAATGTTGCCGATTTTTGAAGGGTTAAAAGGGAGGGTATTTCTCAAGCCTATTATCCAGAAAATTTACGAACAACTTTATGATGCAGGGGTACGAGAGTTTTGTTTTATAGTAGGGAGGGGGAAGCGGGCTATAGAGGATCACTTCACTCCTGACTGGGCTTTTGTCGAATACTTAGAGAGAAACGGTAAAGAGGAATACTCTTCTCTTCTAAGGGAATTCTACAGTAAGGTCGAATCCTCATATATTGCCTGGGTCAATCAGCCTGTCCCCCGAGGTACAGCGCATGCAGTCTACATGGCTAAGACATTTGTAGGCGATGATTTTTTCTTTGCCGCGGCTGCTGACAACGTCTTCATCGGGGAGAATGTTCCACAAAAATTGGCGGAGCTTCACGAGAAAAGATCCACTCCCATTCTTGCCGTCAAGAGAGTAAACGACCCTAGGAAATACGGAATTATTATTGGAAGGGAGATCGAGGATAGAATATACGAAGTCGAGGGGATAGTTGAAAAGCCCAAAACACCTATTTCTAACCTTGCCAACACGAGCCTGTACGTTTTTCCTCCAGAGATTTTCAAGGCCATAGAGGAGACAAAGCCTAGTGTGAGAGGTGAAATAGAGATAACGGACTCAATACAAATCTTGCTAAGTAGAGAAATAAAGTTTCTGGCATATGAGTCACAAGCCGACTGGGTGGATACGGGAACCTGGGAGACATTCTTCCGGGCAATAGCTTTATCGTTAAAGCACAGCGGAGGACATAACATTGTGTTTGATGTCCTAGAGGCTCTCAGGGAAAAATAACGATAAATATTTTTAAAAAGAAAAATAAAACTTGCCAGGTAGAATTTATGCCGGAAACCTCAAAGCACATACTTTCGAAGATTCTCCTTGTAGTCGAGGCATTCTTCGGTGGCTTCTATGTATCAATAACAAGGGGGCTCTTCGTCCCTATGATGGTCTACAGTGGCTATAATCTCGACATGGTGTCGATGGCTCTTCTCCCAACGGGTCTGGGAGGTCTACTTCTGGCTCACACATTATATAAAAGACCAGAGGCTGCCACCTCGCGCTTCCGTATAATGCTTCTTTCAACACATTTCTTTGAGAGGGTGTTATGGCTCCTACCGCCTTTTTTTCTATATAACCCATATCTTTTATCCTTGAATTATCTCGCTGGAAACCTTGTAGCGGTAATGGTGGGTTTACTAATAGGTGTACTAATCTACAGTATATTTTCGATAGATGATGTCATCGAGGTTTCCGTCCATAGATCCGCTGCCGGAGCCGCAGCAAGCATTCTAGGCTCATTATTCATGACATATCTTTCCGCGGTGCAAAAGGCTCCCGGAATATATTATGTGTTATATATAACAGCTTTCCTAGCGGGGCTTGTGAGCACGGGGTCCCTGTTGCTTTTACCAAACGTTCCGGGGAAGATTAAGGAAGAAAGGGTTGAGAAAAAACTCGAGGAAGAAGCAAAAATCAAGGGAAGTGTCGTTTTCCTCGTATTAACTTTATTCATGGCTGGAGGCAACCTGGTAGGCATGGCTTGGAGTCCTCTTCTGCGTCAGCTTGGAGCCCCGCTCTATATTCCACTAGCATTAACATTTGCCGGAAACATAGGTGGTCTCATAGGAGCCTACCTCTGGAGGTCCTATAGGGCCTACCTCGTCGCGATAGCTTTGAATTCGTTACTCACCGGACTTATACCTTACATATGGTTCCCACCTATACATGTTGGGATGTCATTCTTAACATCCCTTACATTTATGGGGGCTAACCTCCTCGGAATGCAGGTTTTCGCCGAGATAAACAACAAACTCGGTAGGGTAAGGGCTGCAGCATTTTTGACTGGCGCAAATTATGCAGGACTGCTTTTGGCATCTTCAACCTTAGCGTTGGGGATTTTTACACCATTTGTTAGCATGTTGCTAGCCGCACTCCTCAAGATGATCGGTGTGATAATGGCCATGCTGGTAATACCTGAAACAGCCGTTGTTCCTGAGAGGAGAGCCTACGAGTACAGTCGACTAATCTATTCAACGAGTACGATGGGTTACACCTTCACTGTTCAGGCTTCTAAAGAATTTCTAAAATTTGCCGTGGAAACTTTAGCGCTGGCATTATTACTAACTTTATTATATGTCATGTATAGACTAAGTTGGATGATAGCGGGGATCTAGAATGCCTCCCGATATAGACATACTTCAACAGCTTACCCTAATTCTCAATGAACTGGCATCATCTATTCCTAAGATTTTCTTAGTAGCTATAATCCTTGTAGCTGCCTTCATAATAATGAAGATCGTAAATGGTGTAATACGTTGGCTTATCAAAATTGGAAGATTTGAGGAAATATTAAGGGAGATGGTTCCCGGAGGTACTCGTTTGCCTCTTACAACCCTTTCAATAGTTTTAGCTGATGTTGCGATACTTATAGCGGCTTCTGCACTTATTCTTCGGGTGTATGTGCCTGTGTGGGAGCCTTTCTACCGGGAAAGCATAAGCTACATAACCAGGGCGGGTAGTGTTGTAGTGCTTGCTTTAATTGCTTTCGTGATGGTTGATGCTCTCGTCAAGTCCATGGGGCTTGAGAGAAAAACAGAGAGGTTTTTCGTCATGATCTCAGCGCTCATTCTAGTAATACTCTTTGTGGATCTGGCAGCTTTAAGCTCCGAGGTGAAGGTAGCCCTTACAGCTGGTCTTGCTCTCGGGGTCGGCTTCTTGATAGGAATATTTGCCCTCTGGGCCTTCTTCGGCGATTATATAGAGGAGCTTTTAAGAGCTTTAAAAAGATTTAATGAAGGGAAAGAAGGAGAAGGGTCTAGCAAAGAAGGAGCCACTCCGTGATAGTGTGGGAACATGTCTTTAAGTTTTCTCTTGGTATTCTTGTTGACTTTGCCAATTTATGTAGTCCTGCTCTATTACCTTATGATCATAGCCTTTGCTTCGCGCTCAAAAGATAAGAGTGTAGTCAAAGAGGATGCACGGGATTTTTCTATCGAGGTAGTTGTACCAGTCCGAGGAGAACCGCTCGAAATAGTGAAAAACACTCTTCTACGTAACAAGGAGGCCTACGAGTCAACACCATGCGTGAAAAAAGTGGTTATCTTATCTGACGACGATGTTCAATACGTTGAGACACTTAAGCGTGAGCTTGAAGGATTCAGCAAAGTAGAGGTTTTGAGGCGTTCCCAGCCTAAGGGAGGCAGGACAGGTGCGCTAGACCATTACTTCTCATACTCGACCTCCGACTATATTCTAGTACTAGACGTCGATGGAACTATAGACAAAGAATCCCTAAATTCTCTATGTATGCTTAGTGGCTCAGAGGCAGCTTATGTACTTCCCTGGAAGGGCTACTCACTCGACAAAACCAGGGTAGCCGAAACGA of Thermofilum uzonense contains these proteins:
- a CDS encoding UTP--glucose-1-phosphate uridylyltransferase, with protein sequence MSKLKKGVLLAAGLGTRLVPYSKEMPKEMLPIFEGLKGRVFLKPIIQKIYEQLYDAGVREFCFIVGRGKRAIEDHFTPDWAFVEYLERNGKEEYSSLLREFYSKVESSYIAWVNQPVPRGTAHAVYMAKTFVGDDFFFAAAADNVFIGENVPQKLAELHEKRSTPILAVKRVNDPRKYGIIIGREIEDRIYEVEGIVEKPKTPISNLANTSLYVFPPEIFKAIEETKPSVRGEIEITDSIQILLSREIKFLAYESQADWVDTGTWETFFRAIALSLKHSGGHNIVFDVLEALREK
- a CDS encoding mechanosensitive ion channel family protein, with amino-acid sequence MPPDIDILQQLTLILNELASSIPKIFLVAIILVAAFIIMKIVNGVIRWLIKIGRFEEILREMVPGGTRLPLTTLSIVLADVAILIAASALILRVYVPVWEPFYRESISYITRAGSVVVLALIAFVMVDALVKSMGLERKTERFFVMISALILVILFVDLAALSSEVKVALTAGLALGVGFLIGIFALWAFFGDYIEELLRALKRFNEGKEGEGSSKEGATP
- a CDS encoding cyclophilin-like family protein, producing MYITIRFEDGYEIPAVVLDSRFYEALKGAVPIKSKTLTWKEEVYFETGIEFHGEEFSRVASGSLAYWPPGKSLCLFAWANQPYGPVNIVGWFLGPKHYVFEIDEDEEVEVEVFKPDLYSREAVSLTEHLVSNGFYAAPRKWAGTESIAGAYAKHNFRVGFEVFIEDFGYIVESDPIYERDFTAIDEAVQLRMKRVVKSRVDTNEDGYVILSEFVSKGQSLVEAVSQITKDYLKVVDILSLVG
- a CDS encoding class II SORL domain-containing protein — encoded protein: MPKKFGDLVYTPESASGEAISKVETHTPKIEAPDQVKSGEPFHVKISVGPHPNTIQHSIRWIEVYFQEDGRAFNPVLLARVHFEPELAEPEVQLKLVLKKSGVIHAIEYCNLHGLWEGRKEIKVV